In Amycolatopsis jiangsuensis, the following proteins share a genomic window:
- a CDS encoding DUF2203 domain-containing protein, whose translation MGLFTVADARAELARLRPVLDELVRLRADAAELAASLRPGGRDTELGGLPEWKAAQARLDDLMTAIQATGAELKGFAPLLVDFPATLGDDDVLLCWLEGDDELRWYHRIDLGFAGRRMLE comes from the coding sequence ATGGGATTGTTCACCGTGGCCGACGCCCGCGCCGAACTCGCCCGGCTGCGTCCGGTGCTCGACGAGCTCGTCCGGCTCCGCGCGGACGCCGCCGAGCTCGCCGCGTCGCTGCGGCCGGGCGGGCGGGACACCGAGCTCGGCGGTCTGCCCGAGTGGAAGGCCGCGCAGGCCAGGCTGGACGACCTGATGACCGCGATCCAGGCGACCGGCGCCGAGCTGAAGGGGTTCGCACCGTTGCTGGTGGACTTCCCCGCCACGCTCGGCGACGACGACGTGCTGCTGTGCTGGCTCGAAGGCGACGACGAACTGCGCTGGTACCACCGGATCGACCTCGGCTTCGCCGGGCGACGAATGCTGGAGTGA
- a CDS encoding class I SAM-dependent methyltransferase, producing the protein MSALFDTQAPGYDGDLFHPLVAGTLVDGLVRRPSLLVDVATGTGAAAFAALRLAPESVLAVDFAPAMIARAREKAAALDPEGRISWQVAPAVPLPVGDGEADAVVCASALHFLGAAALADWRRVLRPGGRLAFSISLAQRLRRDGPMGELMPRDLCIPATAEEAAALATDAGFTAATARTVTSDEGNRVRQVFAVFAEG; encoded by the coding sequence GTGAGCGCACTTTTCGACACCCAGGCCCCCGGTTACGACGGGGACCTTTTCCACCCGCTCGTGGCCGGCACGCTCGTCGACGGCCTGGTGCGGCGGCCGTCGCTGCTCGTCGACGTCGCCACCGGAACCGGCGCCGCGGCGTTCGCGGCCCTGCGCCTGGCACCGGAATCGGTGCTCGCGGTGGATTTCGCGCCCGCGATGATCGCGCGGGCCCGGGAGAAGGCGGCCGCGCTCGATCCGGAGGGGCGGATCTCCTGGCAGGTCGCGCCCGCGGTGCCGCTCCCGGTCGGCGACGGAGAGGCCGATGCCGTGGTGTGCGCGTCGGCGCTGCACTTCCTGGGCGCGGCCGCGCTGGCGGACTGGCGCCGGGTGCTGCGCCCGGGCGGGCGGCTGGCGTTCAGCATCTCGCTCGCGCAGCGGCTGCGCCGGGACGGCCCGATGGGCGAGCTGATGCCACGCGACCTGTGTATCCCAGCCACGGCCGAGGAGGCCGCCGCGCTGGCCACCGATGCCGGCTTCACCGCGGCGACGGCCCGCACGGTGACCTCGGACGAGGGCAACCGGGTCCGCCAGGTGTTCGCGGTGTTCGCCGAGGGTTAG
- a CDS encoding DUF2000 domain-containing protein, translated as MTRFDTKIAVLLRDDLASWQRLNVTAFLVSALAHATPELIGEPYLDADDTEYLPMFGQPVLVFAGSADVLTAAHTRALGRGLRFPVFTDDLFRTGNDADNRAAVRAVPREKLSLAGIAVHGPKNAVDKILKGARLHS; from the coding sequence GTGACCCGATTCGACACCAAGATCGCCGTGCTGCTGCGGGACGATCTGGCTTCCTGGCAACGGCTGAACGTGACCGCCTTTCTGGTGAGCGCACTGGCCCACGCGACGCCCGAGCTGATCGGCGAGCCCTATCTGGACGCCGACGACACCGAATACCTGCCGATGTTCGGCCAGCCGGTGCTCGTCTTCGCCGGCTCCGCGGACGTCCTCACCGCGGCCCACACCCGGGCACTGGGCCGGGGCCTGCGCTTCCCGGTCTTCACCGACGACCTCTTCCGGACGGGCAACGACGCGGACAACCGCGCCGCCGTCCGCGCGGTACCGCGGGAAAAGCTCTCGCTCGCCGGAATCGCCGTGCACGGCCCGAAAAACGCAGTGGACAAGATCCTCAAAGGAGCCCGGCTGCACAGCTAA
- a CDS encoding AraC family transcriptional regulator: MTVSAWRPPVPGIVEAFHARFTDHAYPAHTHDTWTLLIVDDGAIRYDLDRHHHGALGSAVTLLPPNVAHDGRAATRHGFRKRVLYLDADVLGEDLIGAAVDRPSLPDPLLRKRIHQLHEALTDPFEAESRLALVSERLRGHLGHPPAGTPPDRTLADDLRDLLDEHLPAALTLAEAADVLDAHPGHLVRAFGRRFGLPPHRYVTGRRVDRARRLLLEGTPPATVATAAGFTDQAHLTRHFRRYLGTTPARYARG, encoded by the coding sequence ATGACCGTGTCGGCCTGGCGCCCACCGGTGCCCGGGATCGTGGAGGCGTTCCACGCCCGTTTCACCGACCACGCGTATCCCGCGCACACCCATGACACGTGGACCCTGCTGATCGTGGACGACGGCGCCATCCGCTACGACCTCGACCGGCACCACCACGGCGCGCTCGGCAGCGCCGTCACGCTGCTGCCGCCGAACGTCGCCCACGACGGCCGCGCCGCCACTCGGCACGGCTTCCGCAAGCGCGTGCTCTACCTGGACGCCGACGTACTCGGCGAAGACCTCATCGGCGCGGCCGTGGACCGGCCGAGTCTGCCGGACCCGTTGCTACGCAAGCGGATTCACCAGCTCCACGAGGCACTCACCGATCCGTTCGAGGCGGAGAGCCGGCTCGCGCTGGTGTCCGAACGGCTGCGCGGGCACCTCGGCCACCCGCCCGCCGGCACCCCGCCGGACCGCACCCTGGCCGACGACCTGCGTGACCTGCTCGACGAGCACCTGCCGGCCGCGCTGACTCTGGCGGAGGCCGCGGACGTGCTCGACGCACATCCGGGACACCTGGTCCGCGCGTTCGGCCGTCGCTTCGGCCTCCCGCCACACCGGTACGTGACCGGCCGCCGCGTGGACCGCGCCCGCAGGCTCCTGCTCGAGGGCACCCCACCGGCGACCGTCGCGACGGCCGCGGGATTCACCGACCAGGCGCACCTGACTCGGCACTTCCGGCGTTACCTTGGCACCACACCTGCCCGCTACGCGCGCGGCTGA
- a CDS encoding HhH-GPD-type base excision DNA repair protein, with product MLRELHLTGEPAADELLNDDPFALLVGMLLDQQYPMEHAFAGPRKIADRMDGFSLSKIAATDLDTFVELCVTPPAIHRYGGSMARRVHALAEHIIEHYDGDPEGIWLAGRPKPDGPEVFKRLKALPGFGEQKAKIFLALLGKQRGVQPKGWRETAGAYGDRGSRRSIADVTDAGTLAEVRAFKKAAKAAAKS from the coding sequence ATGCTGCGTGAACTGCACCTGACCGGCGAACCGGCGGCGGACGAGCTGCTCAACGACGACCCGTTCGCGCTGCTGGTCGGCATGTTGCTGGACCAGCAGTACCCGATGGAACACGCGTTCGCCGGTCCGCGGAAGATCGCCGACCGGATGGACGGGTTCTCGCTGTCGAAGATCGCTGCCACCGACCTCGACACGTTCGTCGAACTGTGTGTCACCCCGCCGGCCATCCACCGGTACGGCGGTTCGATGGCGCGCCGCGTGCACGCGCTGGCCGAGCACATCATCGAGCACTACGACGGCGATCCCGAAGGGATCTGGCTCGCCGGCCGTCCCAAGCCGGACGGGCCGGAAGTGTTCAAGCGGCTCAAGGCGTTGCCCGGCTTCGGAGAGCAGAAGGCGAAGATCTTCCTGGCGCTGCTGGGCAAACAGCGTGGCGTCCAGCCGAAGGGCTGGCGGGAAACGGCCGGCGCGTACGGCGACCGCGGCTCCCGGCGCTCCATCGCCGACGTGACCGACGCCGGCACTCTCGCCGAAGTCCGCGCGTTCAAGAAGGCGGCGAAAGCAGCCGCGAAGAGCTAG
- a CDS encoding spermine/spermidine synthase domain-containing protein, with translation MVEVLETVAGHGGELVLRQDGDAFEVIENGVFLMDTRGGESERLLVNGAADRLAPGARMLIGGLGVGFSLRAALDHPDVGEVVVVEREPAVIAWNRTGPLRTVHSDALADPRVTVVEADLVTWLRSTGEAFDALCLDIDNGPEWTVTEGNAELYAPTGLGRLVRLLRPGGVLAVWSAGAAPAFTERLRERFASVEVVPVPVPRGEPDVVWFAR, from the coding sequence GTGGTCGAGGTACTGGAAACCGTGGCCGGGCACGGCGGGGAGCTGGTGCTGCGCCAGGACGGTGATGCGTTCGAGGTGATCGAGAACGGCGTGTTCCTGATGGACACCCGCGGCGGCGAGTCGGAACGACTGCTGGTGAACGGCGCTGCCGACCGGCTCGCCCCTGGCGCGCGGATGCTGATCGGCGGCCTGGGTGTCGGATTCTCGCTGCGGGCGGCGCTCGATCACCCGGACGTCGGCGAGGTTGTCGTCGTCGAGCGCGAACCGGCCGTGATCGCCTGGAACCGCACCGGCCCGCTGCGCACCGTGCACAGCGACGCTTTGGCCGATCCGCGGGTGACTGTGGTCGAAGCGGACCTCGTCACGTGGCTGCGCTCCACCGGGGAGGCTTTCGACGCACTGTGCCTGGACATCGACAACGGTCCGGAGTGGACAGTCACGGAAGGCAACGCGGAACTGTACGCGCCGACCGGACTCGGCCGCCTCGTCCGGCTGCTGCGCCCGGGTGGCGTGCTGGCGGTGTGGAGCGCGGGCGCGGCCCCGGCGTTCACCGAGCGGCTGCGGGAGCGGTTCGCTTCGGTGGAGGTGGTGCCGGTTCCGGTGCCGCGGGGCGAGCCCGACGTGGTGTGGTTCGCTCGCTAG
- a CDS encoding MFS transporter, with amino-acid sequence MSTVASSAAARNLVLAFGAFGVGTSGYIVAGLLPSLTAELHISATAAAQLVTAFAIAYAVGSPVFAAVTGRWERRGLLVAALVVAGAGNLLAAVAPGYATLLVARVVTAVGAAVFTPAASAVAAELTTPDRRGRAVAVVFGGLTVALIFGVPLGSLISQQLDYEAAFLLVGVLLLAGAAAVRLVLPNVAAPPAVTLAERFAVARDRRVVALLVTTVLACLAAFMVYTLVSPLLAATAGVSGGTVTLLLFCYGIGGAIGNFAGGRAADRWGARRPVLLVLGVSTVVLALLPIATSTIPGAAVALFLWGLSTWAFSPPVQHRLIELSPGHAGLTLSLNASAIYLGVGLSGAAGGAVLTSAGPTVLPEIAAVLTATAALVILFFWKTRLPARPAREEVPA; translated from the coding sequence ATGTCCACCGTCGCGTCCTCGGCCGCCGCGCGGAATCTCGTGCTCGCGTTCGGGGCCTTCGGCGTCGGCACCAGCGGCTACATCGTCGCCGGGCTGCTGCCGTCGCTGACCGCGGAGCTGCACATCTCGGCAACGGCCGCGGCCCAGCTGGTCACGGCGTTCGCGATCGCCTACGCGGTCGGTTCGCCGGTGTTCGCCGCGGTCACCGGGCGGTGGGAGCGGCGCGGGCTGCTCGTCGCCGCGCTCGTCGTCGCCGGCGCCGGCAACCTGCTCGCCGCGGTCGCGCCCGGGTACGCGACGTTGCTCGTCGCCCGGGTCGTCACGGCCGTCGGTGCCGCGGTGTTCACCCCGGCGGCCAGCGCGGTGGCCGCGGAACTCACCACGCCGGACCGCCGTGGCCGTGCCGTCGCGGTGGTGTTCGGCGGGCTCACCGTGGCTTTGATCTTCGGGGTGCCGCTCGGCAGCCTGATCTCCCAGCAGCTGGACTACGAGGCGGCGTTCCTGCTCGTCGGCGTCCTGCTGCTGGCTGGTGCGGCCGCGGTCCGGCTTGTGCTGCCGAACGTCGCGGCGCCGCCCGCGGTGACGCTGGCCGAGCGGTTCGCGGTGGCGCGCGACCGGCGGGTGGTCGCGTTGCTGGTGACCACGGTGCTCGCCTGCCTCGCCGCGTTCATGGTCTACACGCTGGTCTCGCCGTTGCTCGCGGCGACGGCCGGGGTCTCCGGCGGGACCGTCACGCTGCTGCTGTTCTGCTACGGCATCGGCGGCGCGATCGGCAACTTCGCCGGCGGACGCGCGGCCGACCGCTGGGGTGCACGCCGGCCGGTGCTGCTGGTGCTGGGCGTGAGCACCGTGGTGCTGGCGCTGCTGCCGATCGCCACGTCGACGATTCCGGGTGCGGCCGTCGCGCTGTTCCTGTGGGGTTTGTCGACGTGGGCGTTCAGTCCGCCGGTGCAGCACCGGCTGATCGAGCTTTCGCCGGGGCACGCCGGGCTCACGCTTTCGCTGAACGCGTCGGCGATCTACCTCGGTGTCGGGCTGTCCGGAGCGGCCGGTGGCGCGGTGCTGACCTCGGCCGGTCCGACGGTGCTGCCGGAAATCGCCGCGGTGCTGACGGCCACGGCCGCCTTGGTGATCCTCTTCTTCTGGAAGACGCGGCTGCCTGCCCGGCCCGCGCGGGAGGAAGTGCCGGCGTGA
- a CDS encoding ArsR/SmtB family transcription factor yields MAATTPLPPLVHPERGEMTVEAVLRALADPVRLAIVRQLAVADCELSCGAFDVPVTKSTLTHHLAILRQAGVLAGRQDGTTRLNSLRRTDLDALFPGLLDGVLAAPR; encoded by the coding sequence ATGGCCGCCACCACACCGCTCCCGCCGCTCGTGCACCCCGAGCGCGGGGAAATGACCGTCGAGGCCGTCCTGCGCGCCCTCGCCGACCCGGTGCGGCTCGCCATCGTCCGGCAGCTGGCCGTCGCGGACTGCGAACTGTCCTGCGGTGCGTTCGACGTCCCGGTGACGAAGTCCACCCTCACCCACCACCTGGCGATCCTGCGCCAGGCCGGCGTGCTCGCCGGCCGCCAGGACGGCACGACCCGGCTGAACTCGTTGCGTCGCACCGATCTCGACGCACTGTTCCCCGGACTGCTCGACGGGGTGCTCGCCGCCCCGCGCTGA